The sequence below is a genomic window from Tenacibaculum tangerinum.
AAAAGTGGTTGCCGATAAGAATCTTATCGTTGTAAAAGGAGCAATTCCTGGTCACAAAAACTCTTATGTAACTATCGAGAAATAATGAAAGTAGCAGTATTAGATATTACAGGAAAAGATACTGGTAGAAAAGTTGAACTTTCTAGCGAGGTATTCGGAATTGAGCCAAATGATCACGCAATTTATTTAGATGTAAAGCAGTATTTGGCAAATCAAAGACAAGGTACTCATAAATCGAAAGAAAGAGCTGAGATTGCTGGTAGTACAAGAAAGATAAAAAAACAAAAAGGAACAGGTACTGCACGTGCAGGTAGTATCAAGTCTGGTGTTTTTAGAGGTGGAGGACGTATGTTCGGTCCAAGACCAAGAAACTATTCTTTTAAGTTAAATAAAAACTTAAAGCGTTTAGCACGTAAGTCGGCTTTAAGTATGCAAGCAAAAGATAATAATTTAGTAGTGGTAGAAGACTTTAATTTTGAAGCACCAAAAACTAAAGAATTTATCAATGTATTAAAAGCTTTAGAATTAGACACTAAAAAGTCTTTATTCGTATTAGGTGAAGAAAGTAAAAATGTTTACTTATCATCTCGTAACTTAAAAGGTTCTAAAGTAGTAGATGCTTCAGGAATTAACACATACAGCGTTTTAAATGCTAACAAAGTAGTTATTTCTGAAAGCTCTCTAGAAGGAATTGAGTCTAATTTAAGTAAATAGGGAACAAGATGAGTATTTTAATTAAACCTATTATTACAGAAAAAGCTACAAATGATAGCGAGTTAAACAACCGTTATGCATTTGTTGTAAACAAAAAAGCTAACAAATTAGAGATCAAAGGAGCTGTTGAAGCTGCTTACGGTGTAGCGATTGAATCTGTAAAAACAATGAATTATCCAGCACAAAGAAAAACTAAATACACCAAAAAAGGTTTAGTAACTGGATTAACAAGTGGATACAAGAAAGCGATCGTTCAGTTAGCTGAAGGAGAAACTATTGATTTTTATAACAATCTTTAAGAAAAGACAGAATGTCAGTTAGAAAATTAAAACCAATAACACCAGGTCAGCGTTTTAGAGTTGTAAATGGGTTCGACACCATTACTACTGATAAGCCGGAGAAATCTTTATTAGCTTCGAAAAAACGATCTGGAGGTCGAAACAACCAGGGTAGAATGACTACACGTAACATTGGTGGAGGTCATAAACAAAAATACCGTATTATCGATTTTAAAAGAGATAAGCAAGGTGTTCCTGCAACAGTAAAAACTATCGAGTACGATCCAAATCGTACTGCATTTATTGCTTTAGTTAGTTATGCTGATGGTGAAAAGCGTTATGTGATAGCACAAAACGGATTAAAAGTAGGGCAAACAATCATTTCAGGAAAGGAAGCAAGTCCAGAAGTTGGAAATGCAATGAGCTTAAGTCAAATTCCTTTAGGTACTACAATTTCTTGTATTGAATTACACCCAGGTCAAGGAGCTGTGATGGCTCGTTCTGCTGGAGCTTTTGCTCAGTTAGTTGCAAAAGAAGGTAAATATGCAACAGTTAAATTACCTTCTGGAGAAACAAGATTGATCTTATTAACTTGTATGGCTACTATTGGAGTAGTGTCTAACTCAGACCACCAATTATTAGTTTCAGGTAAAGCAGGTAGAAGTAGATGGTTAGGAAGAAGACCAAGAACAAATGCAGTAAGAATGAACCCAGTTGATCACCCAATGGGAGGTGGTGAAGGACGTTCTTCTGGAGGGCATCCAAGATCTAGAAACGGTATTCCTGCGAAAGGATATAAGACTAGATCA
It includes:
- the rplD gene encoding 50S ribosomal protein L4, which translates into the protein MKVAVLDITGKDTGRKVELSSEVFGIEPNDHAIYLDVKQYLANQRQGTHKSKERAEIAGSTRKIKKQKGTGTARAGSIKSGVFRGGGRMFGPRPRNYSFKLNKNLKRLARKSALSMQAKDNNLVVVEDFNFEAPKTKEFINVLKALELDTKKSLFVLGEESKNVYLSSRNLKGSKVVDASGINTYSVLNANKVVISESSLEGIESNLSK
- the rplW gene encoding 50S ribosomal protein L23, with translation MSILIKPIITEKATNDSELNNRYAFVVNKKANKLEIKGAVEAAYGVAIESVKTMNYPAQRKTKYTKKGLVTGLTSGYKKAIVQLAEGETIDFYNNL
- the rplB gene encoding 50S ribosomal protein L2 yields the protein MSVRKLKPITPGQRFRVVNGFDTITTDKPEKSLLASKKRSGGRNNQGRMTTRNIGGGHKQKYRIIDFKRDKQGVPATVKTIEYDPNRTAFIALVSYADGEKRYVIAQNGLKVGQTIISGKEASPEVGNAMSLSQIPLGTTISCIELHPGQGAVMARSAGAFAQLVAKEGKYATVKLPSGETRLILLTCMATIGVVSNSDHQLLVSGKAGRSRWLGRRPRTNAVRMNPVDHPMGGGEGRSSGGHPRSRNGIPAKGYKTRSKTKASNKYIVERRKK